The following are encoded together in the Candidatus Polarisedimenticolaceae bacterium genome:
- a CDS encoding M23 family metallopeptidase, producing MSTPGDRRTPRGVAVGLVAASMILLPSCLLAYRPQPSIDPTPTPTPPPPTDLVEPPPPIRPEPEEPDEPTGIFHVVQAGQTLWRIARAYGTTVEQLADANAIPDPERLEVGQAIFIPGAIGAVDVPPYPAPIPETPVAAIPEATLPVGPNGYVWPIAGEVIAPYGQRRRRNVHRGIDIRGGRGDRVLAARAGRVVFAGQQRGYGRVVVVDHGDGEQTVYAHNSKNLVAAGDVVERGAEIALVGRSGNATTEHVHFEVRRGGVTVDPLPFLPDPALEAKK from the coding sequence GTGTCGACGCCGGGAGATCGCCGCACCCCACGCGGGGTCGCCGTGGGACTTGTCGCGGCGTCGATGATTCTGCTTCCTTCGTGTCTGCTCGCCTATCGGCCGCAACCGTCGATCGACCCTACGCCGACTCCGACGCCCCCGCCGCCGACCGATCTCGTCGAGCCGCCGCCCCCGATCCGACCCGAGCCCGAGGAGCCCGACGAACCGACGGGCATCTTCCACGTCGTCCAGGCCGGGCAGACCCTCTGGCGCATCGCGCGCGCGTACGGGACGACCGTCGAGCAACTCGCCGACGCGAATGCGATCCCCGATCCGGAGCGACTCGAGGTGGGGCAGGCGATCTTCATCCCCGGCGCGATCGGCGCGGTGGACGTCCCGCCGTATCCCGCGCCGATCCCCGAGACGCCCGTCGCCGCGATTCCGGAGGCCACCTTGCCGGTCGGGCCCAACGGCTACGTCTGGCCCATCGCAGGCGAGGTGATCGCACCGTACGGGCAGCGCCGGCGACGCAACGTCCACCGCGGGATCGACATCCGCGGCGGGCGGGGCGACCGCGTCCTCGCGGCGCGCGCGGGCCGCGTCGTCTTCGCCGGACAGCAGCGCGGTTACGGCAGGGTCGTGGTCGTCGATCACGGCGACGGCGAGCAGACCGTCTACGCGCACAACTCGAAGAACCTCGTCGCCGCCGGCGACGTCGTGGAGCGCGGCGCCGAGATCGCGCTCGTGGGACGGTCCGGGAACGCGACCACCGAACACGTCCACTTCGAGGTTCGACGCGGCG